From the Primulina tabacum isolate GXHZ01 chromosome 3, ASM2559414v2, whole genome shotgun sequence genome, one window contains:
- the LOC142539753 gene encoding 14-3-3-like protein 16R produces MASRREEYVYNAKLAEQAERYEEMVDFMEKVAVAVGADELTSDERNLLSVAYKNVIGARRASWRIISSIEQKEESRGNDSHVSTIKNYRSKIESELASICQGILKLLDSKLIGSAANSDSKVFYLKMKGDYHRYEAEFKTGSARKEAAENTLSAYQAAQELATAELAPTHPIRLGLALNFSVFYYEILNSPEKACSLAKQAFDDAIGELDTIGEESYKDSTLIMQLLRDNLTLWTSDMQDDTSEEVKPA; encoded by the exons ATGGCGTCCCGGCGGGAGGAATACGTCTACAATGCCAAGCTTGCTGAGCAAGCTGAGCGATACGAAGAGATGGTTGATTTCATGGAGAAAGTCGCCGTCGCCGTTGGAGCTGATGAACTCACCTCCGACGAGCGTAACCTCCTTTCCGTCGCCTACAAGAACGTCATCGGAGCTCGACGCGCCTCGTGGAGGATCATCTCCTCCATCGAACAGAAAGAGGAGAGCCGAGGAAATGACAGCCATGTCTCTACCATTAAAAACTACAGATCTAAGATCGAATCCGAGCTCGCATCAATATGCCAGGGAATTCTGAAGTTACTCGACTCCAAACTCATCGGATCCGCTGCTAACAGCGATTCCAAGGTGTTTTACTTGAAGATGAAAGGAGATTATCATCGTTACGAGGCGGAGTTTAAGACTGGTTCCGCCCGAAAAGAAGCCGCAGAAAACACGCTGTCTGCTTATCAAGCGGCTCAG GAACTTGCTACTGCTGAACTTGCCCCAACTCATCCCATCAGGCTTGGGCTGGCGCTCAACTTCTCTGTCTTTTACTATGAGATTTTGAATTCTCCTGAAAAAGCTTGTAGTCTTGCAAAACAG GCGTTTGATGATGCTATTGGTGAGTTGGACACAATTGGAGAGGAATCATACAAGGATAGCACTTTGATAATGCAGCTTCTCCGCGACAATCTTACTCTGTGGACTTCGGATATGCAG GATGATACTTCGGAGGAGGTCAAGCCAGCATAA
- the LOC142538904 gene encoding AP2-like ethylene-responsive transcription factor AIL7, translated as MAPESNWLSFSLQSPVDQMLQSSSTDHSHNYYGFADNFYAVNGWPSQRSQTMYPEAENHYSGNFMDSSTQAPPKLEDFFGGDSTETQDSALTHIYHNHQTGCGAAYVGHGDQQDLKAITEFEAFSANSGSEADESSFGVSNGGKNSNNKAIVCAESESCKKIAETFGQRTSIYRGVTRHRWTGRYEAHLWDNSCRREGQARKGRQVYLGGYDKEEKAARAYDLAALKYWGHNATTNFPISHYTKELEEMKHSTKQEFIASIRRKSSGFSRGASIYRGVTRHHQQGRWQARIGRVAGNKDLYLGTFATEEEAAEAYDIAAIKFRGVNAVTNFEMNRYNVEAINRNSLPIGGTLKRVQPSLQVPQEKIPYSNILQPPCSSSIDFSTFQPVSNIPYSVPFDLSVPFYHHSLFHHIHTSNPLVADASASSMVPELFIWPNQSN; from the exons ATGGCACCAGAAAGTAACTGGCTATCATTCTCACTACAGTCTCCCGTGGATCAAATGCTGCAGTCTTCTTCTACTGATCATTCTCACAACTACTACGGCTTTGCTGATAATTTTTACGCAGTTAATG GGTGGCCAAGCCAAAGATCTCAGACCATGTACCCCGAAGCAGAAAACCATTACTCTGGCAACTTCATGGATTCATCAACGCAAGCGCCGCCAAAGCTCGAGGATTTCTTCGGCGGCGACTCGACAGAAACTCAAGATTCAGCCTTGACTCATATCTACCACAACCATCAAACCGGCTGCGGCGCCGCATATGTCGGCCACGGAGACCAACAAGATCTCAAGGCTATTACTGAGTTCGAAGCATTTTCTGCCAATTCGGGCTCGGAAGCTGATGAGTCGTCGTTTGGAGTTAGTAATGGTGGTAAAAATAGCAATAACAAAGCTATCGTTTGTGCTGAATCTGAAAGCTGCAAAAAAATTGCTGAAACTTTTGGTCAAAGAACTTCGATTTACCGAGGCGTTACCCG ACACAGATGGACGGGAAGATATGAAGCCCATCTATGGGACAATAGCTGTAGAAGGGAGGGCCAAGCTAGAAAAGGACGTCAAG TGTACTTGG GTGGCTACGACAAGGAAGAGAAGGCGGCAAGAGCGTACGATTTGGCGGCTCTAAAATATTGGGGTCATAATGCCACCACCAATTTCCCG ATATCCCATTATACTAAAGAATTGGAGGAGATGAAGCACTCGACTAAACAAGAGTTTATTGCCTCGATTCGAAG GAAGAGTAGTGGTTTCTCAAGGGGAGCATCGATCTACAGGGGTGTTACAAG GCATCATCAACAAGGTCGTTGGCAGGCGAGGATCGGTCGAGTTGCTGGGAATAAAGATTTGTATCTCGGAACATTTG CAACTGAGGAGGAAGCAGCAGAAGCATATGACATAGCTGCAATAAAGTTTCGAGGAGTAAACGCGGTAACCAATTTCGAGATGAATCGTTACAATGTTGAAGCAATAAATAGAAACTCCCTACCCATTGGAGGAACATTGAAACGGGTACAACCATCTCTTCAAGTACCCCAAGAAAAGATACCTTATAGTAACATCCTTCAACCTCCATGCAGCAGCAGCATTGATTTTTCCACATTTCAACCAGTTTCCAACATCCCCTATAGCGTGCCATTCGACCTCTCTGTACCATTTTATCATCACAGCCTCTTCCACCACATCCATACTAGCAATCCCCTTGTGGCCGATGCTTCAGCCTCTTCCATGGTGCCAGAGTTGTTCATTTGGCCAAATCAATCCAATTAA
- the LOC142539755 gene encoding MLO-like protein 8, with translation MSSAYGTTRDLDQTPTWAVAGVCAVIIVISIALEKLLHKLGKWLTDRHKRALYEALEIIKAELMILGFISLILVFSQYHIAAICIPVSVANSMLPCPARQPQRRLLFNEHRILAAKNETVCEAGRVPLISVKGLHQIHVLIFFLAVVHVAYCGIIMALGRFKTRRWKQWEQETSSHSYEFSNDTSRFRLSHETSFVRAHTSFWTRIPLSFYIGCFFRQFFRSVNRSDYLTLRHGFITVHLAPGSKFDFQKYIKRSLEDDFKSIAGISPVLWASFVMFLLLNVSGWRTLFWASLIPLVIILAVGTELQSILTKMAIEIKDRSAVVQGMPLVQVSDKHFWFGRPKLVLQLLHFALFQNAFQITYFLWIWYEDGISYCSYRGNVVFVITKLVLGVALLFFCSYITLPLYALVVQMGSHMKQSIFDEQTSKALKKWHMGAKKKHGRQGGHPSTRTLGDDGGSPTSSMGSPFNSTHTRLQRFKTIGHMTTDQYQDHDESDHDQHHRSSELGATSSLIIRVDRDDDKEDELSIHHDRAADRSEDFSFVKAATDK, from the exons atgtcGAGTGCATACGGAACCACGAGAGATCTGGATCAGACTCCGACATGGGCTGTCGCTGGTGTGTGCGCGGTCATTATAGTAATCTCTATTGCGCTTGAAAAGCTTCTCCATAAACTTGGAAAG TGGTTAACAGATAGGCACAAGAGAGCCCTGTATGAGGCATTGGAGATAATCAAAGCCG AGTTGATGATACTCGGCTTCATCTCCCTAATCCTTGTGTTCAGTCAGTATCATATTGCAGCCATATGCATACCAGTTAGTGTTGCTAACTCCATGTTGCCTTGTCCTGCGAGACAACCGCAACGTAGACTGTTGTTTAATGAGCATAGAATTTTAGCAGCGAAAAATGAGACCGTTTGCGAGGCG GGGCGTGTACCTCTTATATCTGTTAAAGGACTGCATCAGATTCATGTCCTTATATTCTTTTTAGCAGTCGTGCATGTCGCTTACTGTGGTATTATTATGGCCCTAGGAAGATTTAAG ACTCGTCGCTGGAAGCAATGGGAGCAGGAGACGTCGTCCCATAGCTACGAGTTTTCTAATG ATACTTCAAGATTCAGGCTTTCTCATGAAACTTCTTTTGTGCGAGCCCACACCAGTTTCTGGACCAGGATTCCATTATCGTTttacatt GGATGCTTTTTTAGGCAATTTTTCAGGTCTGTCAATAGATCCGACTACTTGACCCTGCGCCATGGATTCATTACT GTTCATTTGGCCCCCGGAAGTAAATTTGACTTCCAAAAGTATATCAAAAGGTCACTGGAGGATGATTTTAAGAGCATCGCAGGAATAAG TCCGGTGTTGTGGGCATCATTTGTTATGTTCCTGCTCCTAAATGTCAGCG GGTGGAGGACACTGTTTTGGGCATCCTTAATTCCTTTAGTT ATAATCCTAGCCGTTGGCACAGAGCTACAGAGCATTTTGACTAAAATGGCCATTGAGATCAAAGATAGAAGCGCAGTGGTTCAAGGCATGCCTCTTGTGCAAGTTTCAGATAAACATTTCTGGTTTGGTCGTCCTAAGCTGGTTCTACAGCTTCTACATTTTGCGTTGTTTCAG AATGCCTTCCAAATAACATACTTTCTGTGGATTTGG TATGAAGATGGTATTAGTTATTGCTCCTACAGAGGTAATGTGGTCTTTgtaataacaaaacttgttttgGG GGTAGCACTCCTATTCTTTTGCAGCTATATTACCCTTCCACTATACGCCCTCGTTGTCCAG ATGGGATCACATATGAAGCAATCAATCTTCGACGAACAAACGTCCAAGGCCCTTAAGAAATGGCATATGGGTGCAAAGAAAAAACATGGAAGACAAGGAGGACATCCATCAACACGAACTTTAGGTGATGATGGTGGAAGCCCGACATCTTCAATGGGTTCGCCGTTTAACTCGACACATACCAGGCTTCAGCGCTTCAAAACTATCGGACATATGACGACTGATCAATATCAAGACCACGACGAATCTGATCATGATCAGCATCACCGGTCTTCCGAGTTAGGTGCGACATCGAGCTTAATCATAAGAGTTGATCGGGACGATGATAAAGAAGATGAGTTGAGCATACATCATGACAGAGCAGCGGATAGATCAGAGGACTTCTCATTTGTGAAGGCTGCCACAGATAAGTGA
- the LOC142539757 gene encoding uncharacterized protein LOC142539757 isoform X1, which produces MEKMEPFNKQFFKWKKKTKQEFCQRCNFLFRSLGRKIRLELYSFHTNWKFRMVSMRLEQQEEGEEQDLNEDEEDESDGQDGEGKEKHQEHHDHEHEQGDSDNYNWYWDGDWDLDLDLDLDLNDDEEDESDGQDGEDDEEHRNPNLNLQGDPNMNLHGDPENYKRGLNLNGDEEDENDGRDREDEEEHWNPNMNLQGDPNLNLQGDPENYNQGLNLNGDEEDESDGRDAKDEEEHQNPNLNLQGDPNLNLQGDPENYNRGLNLNGDEEDESDGRDGEDEEEHRV; this is translated from the exons ATGGAGAAGATGGAACCATTCAACAAGCAATTTTTCAAATGGAAAAAGAAGACGAAACAAGAATTCTGTCAAAGATGCAATTTCCTGTTCCGAAGCCTTGGACGGAAGATAAGATTAG AACTCTACTCCTTCCATACCAATTGGAAATTTAGAATGGTAAGCATGAGGTTGGAACAACAAGAAGAAGGTGAAGAACAAGACCTGAACGAGGATGAGGAAGATGAAAGTGATGGGCAAGATGGAGAAGGTAAGGAAAAGCATCAG GAAcatcatgatcatgaacatGAGCAAGGGGACTCAGATAATTATAACTGGTACTGGGACGGGGACTGGGACCTGGACCTGGACCTGGACCTGGACCTGAATGATGACGAGGAAGATGAAAGTGATGGGCAAGATGGAGAAGATGATGAAGAGCACCGT AACCCCAACCTGAACCTGCAAGGAGACCCCAACATGAACCTGCATGGGGACCCCGAGAACTATAAACGTGGCCTGAACCTGAACGGTGATGAGGAAGATGAAAATGATGGGCGAGATAGAGAAGATGAGGAAGAGCACTGG AACCCGAACATGAATCTACAAGGGGACCCCAACCTGAACCTGCAAGGGGACCCCGAGAACTATAACCAGGGCCTGAACCTGAACGGTGATGAGGAAGATGAAAGTGATGGGCGAGATGCAAAAGATGAGGAAGAGCACCAG AACCCGAACCTGAACCTACAAGGAGACCCCAACCTGAACCTGCAAGGGGACCCCGAGAACTATAACCGGGGCCTGAACCTGAACGGTGATGAGGAAGATGAAAGTGATGGGCGAGATGGAGAAGATGAGGAAGAACACCGGGTATGA
- the LOC142539757 gene encoding uncharacterized protein LOC142539757 isoform X2 produces the protein MEKMEPFNKQFFKWKKKTKQEFCQRCNFLFRSLGRKIRLELYSFHTNWKFRMVSMRLEQQEEGEEQDLNEDEEDESDGQDGEGKEKHQNPNLNLQGDPNMNLHGDPENYKRGLNLNGDEEDENDGRDREDEEEHWNPNMNLQGDPNLNLQGDPENYNQGLNLNGDEEDESDGRDAKDEEEHQNPNLNLQGDPNLNLQGDPENYNRGLNLNGDEEDESDGRDGEDEEEHRV, from the exons ATGGAGAAGATGGAACCATTCAACAAGCAATTTTTCAAATGGAAAAAGAAGACGAAACAAGAATTCTGTCAAAGATGCAATTTCCTGTTCCGAAGCCTTGGACGGAAGATAAGATTAG AACTCTACTCCTTCCATACCAATTGGAAATTTAGAATGGTAAGCATGAGGTTGGAACAACAAGAAGAAGGTGAAGAACAAGACCTGAACGAGGATGAGGAAGATGAAAGTGATGGGCAAGATGGAGAAGGTAAGGAAAAGCATCAG AACCCCAACCTGAACCTGCAAGGAGACCCCAACATGAACCTGCATGGGGACCCCGAGAACTATAAACGTGGCCTGAACCTGAACGGTGATGAGGAAGATGAAAATGATGGGCGAGATAGAGAAGATGAGGAAGAGCACTGG AACCCGAACATGAATCTACAAGGGGACCCCAACCTGAACCTGCAAGGGGACCCCGAGAACTATAACCAGGGCCTGAACCTGAACGGTGATGAGGAAGATGAAAGTGATGGGCGAGATGCAAAAGATGAGGAAGAGCACCAG AACCCGAACCTGAACCTACAAGGAGACCCCAACCTGAACCTGCAAGGGGACCCCGAGAACTATAACCGGGGCCTGAACCTGAACGGTGATGAGGAAGATGAAAGTGATGGGCGAGATGGAGAAGATGAGGAAGAACACCGGGTATGA
- the LOC142539757 gene encoding uncharacterized protein LOC142539757 isoform X3: MEKMEPFNKQFFKWKKKTKQEFCQRCNFLFRSLGRKIRLELYSFHTNWKFRMVSMRLEQQEEGEEQDLNEDESDGQDGEDDEEHRNPNLNLQGDPNMNLHGDPENYKRGLNLNGDEEDENDGRDREDEEEHWNPNMNLQGDPNLNLQGDPENYNQGLNLNGDEEDESDGRDAKDEEEHQNPNLNLQGDPNLNLQGDPENYNRGLNLNGDEEDESDGRDGEDEEEHRV; the protein is encoded by the exons ATGGAGAAGATGGAACCATTCAACAAGCAATTTTTCAAATGGAAAAAGAAGACGAAACAAGAATTCTGTCAAAGATGCAATTTCCTGTTCCGAAGCCTTGGACGGAAGATAAGATTAG AACTCTACTCCTTCCATACCAATTGGAAATTTAGAATGGTAAGCATGAGGTTGGAACAACAAGAAGAAGGTGAAGAACAAGACCTGAACGAG GATGAAAGTGATGGGCAAGATGGAGAAGATGATGAAGAGCACCGT AACCCCAACCTGAACCTGCAAGGAGACCCCAACATGAACCTGCATGGGGACCCCGAGAACTATAAACGTGGCCTGAACCTGAACGGTGATGAGGAAGATGAAAATGATGGGCGAGATAGAGAAGATGAGGAAGAGCACTGG AACCCGAACATGAATCTACAAGGGGACCCCAACCTGAACCTGCAAGGGGACCCCGAGAACTATAACCAGGGCCTGAACCTGAACGGTGATGAGGAAGATGAAAGTGATGGGCGAGATGCAAAAGATGAGGAAGAGCACCAG AACCCGAACCTGAACCTACAAGGAGACCCCAACCTGAACCTGCAAGGGGACCCCGAGAACTATAACCGGGGCCTGAACCTGAACGGTGATGAGGAAGATGAAAGTGATGGGCGAGATGGAGAAGATGAGGAAGAACACCGGGTATGA
- the LOC142539756 gene encoding uncharacterized protein LOC142539756, with product MMSVGTKTCLGQIRCYKLSSGAGGEHARRRRPVRVLEFLLRGEQRIRRVKDHGEKMEPFNKQFIKWKRKTKQEFCQRCNFLFRSLGQKIRLELYSFHTNWKFRMVSVRLEQQEEGEEHDMNEVKEDESDGQDGEDDEEHRDPNMNLQGDPENYNRGLNLNGVEEDESDGRDREDEEEHRNPNLNLQGDPNPNLQGDPENYNRGLNLNGDEEDESDVRDGKDEEEHRNPNLNLQGDPNLNLQGDPENFNRGLNLNGDEEDESDGRDGKDEEEHRNPNLNLQGDLNLNLQGDPENYNRGLNLNGDDEDESDGRDGEDEEEHREREHGQERGQEHEQEHGQARV from the exons ATGATGAGTGTGGGAACCAAAACATGCCTAGGGCAGATCAGATGCTACAAACTCAG CAGCGGTGCCGGTGGAGAGCATGCGAGAAGACGAAGACCAGTTCGAGTTTTAG AGTTCTTGCTGCGAGGTGAGCAACGGATACGTAGAGTAAAAGACCACGGGGAAAAGATGGAACCATTCAACAAACAATTTATCAAATGGAAAAGGAAGACGAAACAAGAATTTTGTCAAAGATGCAATTTCCTGTTCCGAAGCCTTGGACAGAAGATAAGATTAG AACTCTACTCCTTCCATACCAATTGGAAATTTAGAATGGTAAGCGTGAGGTTGGAACAACAAGAAGAAGGTGAAGAACATGACATGAACGAGGTGAAA GAAGATGAAAGTGATGGGCAAGATGGAGAAGATGATGAAGAGCACC GGGACCCCAACATGAACCTGCAAGGGGACCCCGAGAACTATAACCGTGGCCTGAACCTGAACGGTGTTGAGGAAGATGAAAGTGATGGGCGAGATAGAGAAGATGAGGAAGAGCACCGA AACCCGAACCTGAACCTACAAGGGGACCCCAACCCGAACCTGCAAGGGGACCCCGAGAACTATAACCGAGGCCTGAACCTGAACGGTGATGAGGAAGATGAAAGTGATGTGCGAGATGGAAAAGATGAGGAAGAGCACCGG AACCCGAACCTGAACCTGCAAGGGGACCCCAACCTGAACCTGCAAGGGGACCCCGAGAACTTTAACCGGGGACTGAACCTGAACGGCGATGAGGAAGATGAAAGTGATGGGCGAGATGGTAAAGATGAGGAAGAGCATCGG AACCCGAACCTGAACCTGCAAGGGGACCTCAACCTGAACCTGCAAGGGGACCCCGAGAACTATAACCGGGGCCTGAACCTGAACGGTGATGATGAAGATGAAAGTGATGGGCGAGATGGAGAAGATGAGGAAGAACACCGG GAACGGGAACATGGACAGGAACGTGGACAAGAACATGAACAGGAACATGGGCAAGCCCGGGTATGA